From one Flavobacterium kingsejongi genomic stretch:
- a CDS encoding microviridin/marinostatin family tricyclic proteinase inhibitor, whose protein sequence is MNNDKKELKKPFFANFLENQLSEEERKKVNGGDVTSKLDDNDTPISPVKPVTMPVRDLQHTLKYPSDGDDDTQYV, encoded by the coding sequence ATGAACAATGACAAGAAAGAATTAAAAAAGCCTTTTTTTGCTAATTTCCTGGAAAACCAACTTTCTGAAGAGGAGAGAAAAAAAGTAAATGGTGGTGATGTTACATCAAAATTAGATGACAATGACACACCAATTTCGCCAGTTAAACCGGTAACTATGCCAGTTAGGGATCTGCAACACACGTTGAAATATCCTTCTGACGGAGATGATGATACGCAATATGTATAA
- a CDS encoding peptidylprolyl isomerase, whose translation MENGIYAKFNTPKGAILVKLTHDKTPGTVGNFVALAEGNLENKAIPQGKPYYDGLKFHRVIPEFMIQGGDPQGTGSGGPGYQFDDEFHPELKHDRPGVLSMANSGPGSNGSQFFITHIPTEWLDNKHTVFGHVIEGQDVVDAVAQGDLIESLEILRVGDEAQKWNAVEAFRTFEGSREKRIEDAKRQAEEKMEKLAAGFEKTESGLRYKIIQKGNGKPAENGKTVAVHYSGSLENGQVFDSSYKRKEPIEFPLGKGNVIAGWDEGIALLQEGDKARFVIPSHLGYGSRGAGGVIPPDATLIFDVELMKVK comes from the coding sequence ATGGAAAACGGAATATACGCAAAATTTAATACTCCAAAAGGAGCTATTTTAGTAAAGCTTACACACGATAAAACACCTGGAACGGTAGGGAACTTTGTAGCATTGGCTGAAGGTAACCTGGAAAACAAAGCAATACCACAAGGAAAACCATATTATGACGGATTGAAATTTCACCGTGTAATTCCGGAATTTATGATTCAGGGTGGTGATCCACAGGGAACAGGTTCAGGTGGTCCTGGCTACCAGTTTGATGATGAATTTCATCCGGAACTGAAACACGACCGTCCGGGAGTATTGTCGATGGCCAATTCAGGGCCAGGCTCTAACGGTTCTCAGTTTTTTATTACCCATATCCCAACAGAATGGCTGGATAACAAGCATACTGTTTTCGGACATGTAATAGAAGGACAGGATGTTGTAGATGCTGTTGCTCAGGGCGATCTTATTGAAAGCCTGGAAATCCTGAGAGTAGGCGACGAAGCTCAAAAATGGAATGCTGTTGAGGCTTTCCGTACTTTTGAAGGATCCCGTGAAAAAAGAATTGAGGATGCCAAAAGACAGGCTGAAGAAAAAATGGAAAAATTAGCGGCTGGTTTTGAAAAAACCGAAAGTGGCCTGCGTTATAAAATTATCCAGAAAGGAAACGGAAAACCTGCAGAAAACGGTAAAACGGTTGCTGTACACTATTCCGGATCACTGGAAAACGGACAAGTATTTGATTCTTCTTATAAAAGAAAAGAACCAATCGAATTCCCATTAGGAAAAGGAAATGTTATTGCAGGATGGGACGAAGGTATCGCTTTGCTTCAGGAAGGTGATAAAGCACGTTTTGTAATTCCTTCTCATTTAGGATATGGATCAAGAGGCGCAGGTGGTGTTATTCCTCCGGATGCTACACTGATTTTCGATGTAGAACTGATGAAGGTAAAATAA
- a CDS encoding MFS transporter produces the protein MNLPKSSVLFMAACTGLIVANLYYCQPLIILIANEFNIPEGDAGRITYLTQAGYAIGLFFMVPLGDKLERKKQIMVTTFASVIGLAIAATAKSFLILQIASLLIGITSIVPQLILPLAASLSAPEQRGKVVGTIMSGLLVGILLSRTLSGFIGQLWGWRSMFWIAAGICLLIFFIIQKQFPYNKPVFHGSYGSLIKSLFSLIKEQPLLREATMINALCFAQFGAFWTTMVLLLSGAPFHFNSATIGMFGIVGASGALAAPLVGKMGDKGNSRIAVGYGCLMMLLSFVVFYFSGSSIIGMIVGIVCIDIGLQVVHISNQTRVYSILPEARNRMNTVYMSFSFLGTAAGSAFGLWLWNIGRWEAVTAGCAVLSLLSLVVYAMTYKKKVAVVE, from the coding sequence ATGAATTTACCAAAATCAAGTGTCTTGTTTATGGCAGCCTGTACCGGTCTTATAGTAGCTAATTTATACTACTGCCAACCCCTTATTATTTTAATTGCAAATGAATTTAATATTCCAGAAGGTGATGCCGGAAGGATTACCTATCTCACCCAGGCAGGCTATGCGATAGGGCTGTTTTTTATGGTGCCACTGGGTGATAAGCTGGAACGTAAAAAACAAATTATGGTCACTACGTTTGCCTCGGTTATTGGTTTGGCTATTGCGGCTACAGCTAAAAGTTTCCTGATCCTTCAAATCGCCAGCTTATTAATAGGTATTACTTCTATAGTTCCACAGTTAATCCTTCCCTTGGCAGCGTCGCTTAGTGCGCCTGAGCAAAGAGGCAAAGTAGTAGGGACTATTATGAGTGGATTGTTGGTTGGTATCCTGCTGTCACGTACGCTTAGTGGATTTATCGGACAGTTATGGGGCTGGAGGAGCATGTTCTGGATCGCTGCCGGGATTTGCCTCCTGATATTTTTTATTATTCAAAAACAATTCCCATACAATAAACCGGTTTTTCACGGCAGTTACGGCAGTTTGATAAAGTCCCTTTTTTCCCTTATTAAAGAACAGCCTTTATTGCGGGAAGCCACAATGATTAATGCGTTGTGTTTTGCACAATTTGGCGCCTTTTGGACCACTATGGTATTGCTGCTTTCGGGAGCGCCGTTTCATTTTAACAGTGCCACCATTGGGATGTTTGGGATTGTAGGAGCTTCGGGGGCACTTGCAGCACCGTTAGTAGGAAAGATGGGAGATAAAGGAAATTCCAGGATAGCTGTAGGGTACGGCTGCCTGATGATGTTGCTCAGTTTTGTTGTATTTTATTTTTCAGGATCCAGCATCATTGGGATGATTGTCGGGATTGTATGTATTGATATTGGTTTGCAGGTCGTTCATATTTCCAACCAGACGCGGGTATATTCGATTCTGCCCGAAGCCCGGAACAGGATGAATACAGTTTATATGTCCTTTAGCTTTTTAGGAACTGCAGCCGGATCGGCTTTCGGGCTATGGTTGTGGAATATAGGAAGATGGGAGGCAGTAACCGCTGGTTGCGCAGTACTTTCGCTATTGTCATTGGTAGTCTATGCCATGACTTATAAAAAGAAAGTTGCTGTTGTGGAGTAA
- the rplS gene encoding 50S ribosomal protein L19 encodes MADLLKFVQDEFVARKDFPVFGAGDTITVYYEIKEGEKTRTQFFKGVVLQRRGSGNTETFTIRKMSGAIGVERIFPVNLPALQKVEVNKRGKVRRARIFYFRELTGKKAKIKDRRR; translated from the coding sequence ATGGCAGATTTATTGAAATTCGTTCAAGACGAGTTCGTTGCAAGAAAAGATTTCCCTGTGTTCGGAGCTGGTGATACTATCACGGTTTACTACGAAATTAAAGAGGGTGAAAAAACAAGAACTCAGTTCTTCAAAGGAGTTGTACTTCAAAGAAGAGGTTCTGGAAACACTGAAACTTTTACAATCCGTAAAATGTCAGGTGCTATCGGTGTTGAGCGTATCTTCCCAGTTAACCTTCCTGCTTTACAAAAAGTTGAAGTTAACAAAAGAGGTAAAGTACGTAGAGCTCGTATTTTCTACTTTAGAGAACTTACTGGTAAAAAAGCAAAAATTAAAGACAGAAGAAGATAA
- a CDS encoding MvdC/MvdD family ATP grasp protein has product MILCLTHSNDYYTVDIVMKRFSELGIETYRLNTDRFSDQLSFDYSISNTAATVTITDGDRTITLGEVTGVWHRKSWSIAVPEDLDDNFKSIYLQEYGTMRAIFMEALKQVPWFNRLSADIRIGNNKWEQLAAAVQQGIEIPRSLFTNDEEKVKTFFYQECDKQMIAKLHGSLAKSMSGATGFFPTTLIGESNLDGLGGLVYCPMIFQELIPKAYELRIIYIDGIFFTGKINAGTSQRGKTDWRIATDVALGWEAYTLPDAICTALTKMMQQLELFFGAIDMIRHTDGRYVFLEVNPQGEWGMLQRDLNYPIGETIAEQITAAVAVQHTALMND; this is encoded by the coding sequence ATGATACTATGTCTTACCCATAGCAACGATTATTATACTGTCGACATTGTAATGAAGCGGTTTTCCGAGCTTGGAATCGAGACCTACCGACTGAATACCGATCGTTTTTCCGATCAGTTGTCCTTTGATTATTCCATTAGCAATACAGCCGCTACGGTAACAATAACCGATGGCGACCGTACTATAACTTTAGGAGAGGTGACAGGAGTCTGGCACCGAAAATCCTGGTCTATAGCGGTACCGGAAGATCTGGACGATAATTTTAAGAGCATTTACCTGCAGGAATATGGAACAATGCGGGCCATTTTTATGGAAGCCCTTAAACAGGTACCCTGGTTTAACCGGTTAAGTGCTGATATTCGTATTGGGAATAACAAATGGGAACAATTAGCTGCGGCGGTACAACAGGGTATAGAGATCCCCAGGAGTTTGTTTACCAATGATGAAGAAAAAGTAAAAACCTTCTTTTATCAGGAATGTGACAAACAGATGATTGCCAAATTACACGGCTCACTGGCTAAAAGCATGTCGGGAGCGACAGGTTTTTTTCCCACCACGCTAATTGGTGAATCCAATCTTGATGGATTGGGGGGACTGGTGTATTGCCCGATGATTTTCCAGGAACTGATTCCCAAAGCTTACGAATTGCGGATTATTTACATCGATGGTATTTTTTTTACCGGAAAGATCAATGCCGGAACATCACAACGCGGAAAAACTGACTGGCGTATTGCCACTGATGTGGCCCTGGGCTGGGAAGCTTATACACTTCCGGATGCTATTTGCACTGCCCTGACTAAAATGATGCAGCAGCTTGAACTTTTTTTTGGTGCAATCGATATGATTCGCCATACTGACGGGCGCTATGTTTTTCTGGAAGTGAATCCACAGGGGGAATGGGGCATGCTCCAAAGAGACCTGAATTATCCAATCGGTGAAACGATTGCTGAACAAATAACGGCTGCAGTAGCTGTACAACACACTGCCCTAATGAATGATTAA
- a CDS encoding microviridin/marinostatin family tricyclic proteinase inhibitor has product MKNDKKELKKPFFANFLENQLSQEDTKGVSGGATSPTLDVVDGTPPVTKPVNDQNHTLKYPSDGDDDVQSPI; this is encoded by the coding sequence ATGAAAAATGACAAAAAAGAATTAAAAAAACCATTCTTCGCAAACTTCCTTGAAAACCAACTTTCTCAAGAGGATACTAAAGGAGTGAGTGGAGGAGCAACATCTCCAACGCTTGATGTAGTAGATGGAACGCCACCAGTTACAAAACCGGTGAACGATCAGAATCATACATTAAAATATCCATCTGATGGAGATGATGATGTGCAGTCACCTATCTAA
- a CDS encoding DUF1569 domain-containing protein, whose protein sequence is MKSIFNAEGNQAIINRIEQLSPITLNEWGTMNVGQMLVHCQLLIKVAFGELVIKRGLMGFLFGKMIKKSIMSDTPFKNNLPTAKEFEVKGMHDFHASKKDLIAMIKRFSEEGHSVIRNPKHPIFGTLTPEEWDYMQWKHLDHHLKQFGV, encoded by the coding sequence ATGAAAAGCATTTTTAATGCCGAAGGCAATCAGGCAATTATCAACAGGATTGAACAACTTTCCCCAATCACACTTAACGAATGGGGCACCATGAATGTTGGCCAGATGCTGGTGCACTGCCAGCTCCTAATTAAGGTAGCTTTTGGTGAATTGGTCATCAAACGTGGGCTTATGGGATTCCTGTTCGGAAAAATGATCAAAAAGAGTATCATGAGCGATACGCCTTTCAAAAACAACCTGCCTACCGCTAAAGAATTTGAAGTAAAAGGCATGCATGATTTCCATGCTTCCAAAAAAGACCTTATTGCTATGATCAAGCGTTTTTCAGAGGAAGGCCATAGCGTAATACGCAATCCGAAACATCCGATATTCGGTACCCTGACTCCGGAAGAATGGGATTACATGCAATGGAAACACCTGGATCACCATTTGAAACAATTTGGCGTTTAA
- a CDS encoding GNAT family N-acetyltransferase encodes MTKMIVNGKEYTYIKNYKNDTSLRKVFNELTRETWGFDFESWYESGFWDDNCILYSLIDGTQMVSHITVNVIHFTVLGEKKKYVQLGTVMTAVAYRKQGLNKILMDIVLAEWKGNCDMLYLYANDTVLDFYPKFGFAPVPEYKAMKAISSVENPYSIRKMDLATIADQELLEVLGQSAVAQFAISATQNLGLIMFYCRFFEVFSFRDNLYYATDLNAIVVAEYQEDTLVIYDILAPEVVVIDAVIAALTTPETTKVVLQVMPHVTNGYTIEPHKEEDLTLFVMGNQKELFEKNQLIFPMLSHT; translated from the coding sequence ATGACAAAAATGATAGTAAACGGTAAAGAATATACCTATATAAAAAATTACAAAAACGATACCTCCCTACGAAAGGTTTTTAATGAACTAACGCGGGAAACCTGGGGATTTGATTTTGAATCCTGGTATGAAAGTGGCTTTTGGGATGACAATTGTATTTTGTATTCCCTGATTGACGGCACTCAAATGGTTTCGCATATTACTGTAAATGTGATTCATTTTACGGTACTGGGGGAAAAGAAAAAATATGTACAATTGGGTACCGTAATGACCGCTGTTGCTTATCGGAAACAAGGGCTGAATAAAATCCTTATGGATATTGTTTTAGCGGAATGGAAAGGCAATTGTGATATGCTGTACCTGTATGCCAATGACACTGTTTTGGACTTCTATCCTAAATTTGGTTTTGCACCAGTACCGGAATACAAAGCAATGAAGGCAATAAGCAGTGTTGAAAACCCTTATTCCATACGGAAAATGGACCTTGCGACTATTGCAGATCAGGAGCTACTGGAAGTTTTAGGGCAGAGTGCAGTTGCCCAGTTTGCCATTTCCGCAACACAAAACCTGGGACTGATTATGTTTTATTGCCGGTTTTTTGAGGTATTTAGTTTTAGGGATAACCTCTATTACGCTACTGACCTGAATGCAATAGTGGTGGCGGAATATCAGGAGGATACTTTGGTAATTTATGATATCCTGGCTCCGGAAGTAGTTGTTATAGATGCTGTAATCGCAGCTTTAACAACTCCAGAAACAACAAAAGTAGTACTACAGGTGATGCCTCACGTTACCAATGGTTATACTATTGAACCTCATAAAGAAGAAGATCTTACGTTGTTTGTGATGGGCAATCAAAAGGAATTGTTTGAAAAAAACCAACTTATTTTTCCGATGTTATCCCATACATAA
- the trmD gene encoding tRNA (guanosine(37)-N1)-methyltransferase TrmD, with translation MRIDIITVLPELLRSPFEASIMKRAIDKGLVEVHFHNLRDYTTNRQKSVDDYQFGGGAGMVMMIQPIDDCIAKLKSERTYDEIIYMSPDGETLNQGMANKMSMLKNIIILCGHYKGVDQRVRDQFITKEISIGDYVLSGGELGALVLSDALIRLIPGVLSDETSALTDSFQDNLLSGPIYTRPAEYKGWKVPDVLLSGHFAKIDKWREDMAYEHTKNRRPDLLED, from the coding sequence ATGCGGATTGATATCATTACTGTTTTACCGGAATTGCTCCGAAGCCCTTTTGAAGCTTCCATTATGAAAAGAGCTATAGACAAAGGACTTGTGGAAGTTCATTTTCACAACTTACGGGACTATACCACAAACCGGCAAAAAAGCGTGGATGATTATCAATTTGGTGGTGGTGCCGGTATGGTGATGATGATACAACCGATAGACGATTGTATTGCGAAACTAAAAAGTGAGCGTACCTACGACGAGATCATCTATATGAGTCCTGATGGGGAAACCCTGAACCAGGGCATGGCCAATAAAATGTCAATGCTGAAAAACATCATTATCCTCTGCGGACATTATAAAGGAGTAGACCAACGTGTACGGGACCAGTTTATTACAAAAGAAATTTCGATTGGCGATTACGTTTTATCGGGTGGCGAACTTGGAGCACTGGTATTGTCTGATGCCCTGATCCGCCTGATTCCCGGAGTACTCAGTGACGAAACTTCTGCCCTGACCGACAGTTTCCAGGATAATTTACTATCCGGACCTATTTATACACGCCCGGCAGAATACAAAGGATGGAAGGTTCCGGATGTTTTACTCAGCGGACATTTTGCAAAAATCGATAAGTGGCGTGAAGACATGGCATACGAACATACCAAAAACAGGCGCCCGGATTTACTGGAAGATTAA
- a CDS encoding microviridin/marinostatin family tricyclic proteinase inhibitor translates to MKNDKKELKKPFFANFLESQLSEAETKKVNGGVTSPLGDVEVPTTKPAKDIQHTMKYPSDGDDDVNYV, encoded by the coding sequence ATGAAAAATGACAAAAAAGAATTAAAGAAACCGTTTTTTGCTAATTTCCTGGAAAGCCAGCTTTCGGAAGCCGAAACAAAAAAAGTAAACGGTGGTGTAACTTCACCATTGGGTGATGTCGAAGTTCCGACTACAAAACCGGCGAAAGACATTCAGCACACGATGAAATATCCTTCTGATGGGGATGACGATGTTAATTACGTCTAA
- a CDS encoding NADP-dependent isocitrate dehydrogenase, with translation MSNKAKIFYTITDEAPMLATHSFLPIVKSFTAPAGITVETRDISLAGRIIANFPEYLNDSQKINDDLLELGTLATTPEANIIKLPNISASVPQLKEVIKELQKLGYKLPEYPQDAKTDEEKNIKAKYAKVLGSAVNPVLREGNSDRRAPKAVKNYARKHPHSMGAWSADSKTHVAHMSEGDFYGSEKSLTIKDADSFKIEFVATDGTTKLLKDTSPLLAGEIIDSAVLSINALKKFAAKEIEDAKAKGVLFSVHLKATMMKVSDPIIFGAIVDVFYAAVFEKYATLFTELGVDTRNGLGDVYAKIAGHPQQAEVEAAIEAVYQNGPALAMVNSDKGITNLHVPSDVIVDASMPAMIRTSGQMWNAAGKGQDTKALIPDRSYAGVYIATIDFCKKNGAFDPKTMGSVPNVGLMAQKAEEYGSHDKTFQMEANGTVKVLDSKGAVLMEQKVEKGDIFRMCQVKDLPIQDWVKLAVNRARLSDTPAVFWLDDQRAHDRQLIEKVNLYLKDHDTNGLDIRILDPVAATNFSLERIKDGKDTISVTGNVLRDYLTDLFPILELGTSAKMLSIVPLMNGGGLFETGAGGSAPKHVEQFLEEGYLRWDSLGEFLALGVSLEHLGQTLNNSKALVLSETLDTATEKFLENDKSPARKVGQIDNRGSHFYLAQYWAQALAAQNKDAELKATFTEIAKDLTDNEATINAELIGAQGKKQEIGGYYKPDFKLTDDAMRPSATLNAALAKLI, from the coding sequence ATGTCAAATAAAGCAAAGATTTTTTATACAATTACGGACGAAGCGCCGATGCTTGCCACCCATTCCTTTTTACCAATTGTCAAATCTTTTACTGCTCCAGCCGGTATCACTGTTGAAACCAGGGATATTTCACTGGCAGGAAGAATTATTGCCAATTTCCCGGAATACCTCAATGACAGTCAAAAAATCAATGACGATTTATTGGAATTAGGAACATTAGCCACTACACCAGAGGCAAACATTATCAAATTACCTAATATTTCTGCTTCTGTACCACAGTTGAAAGAAGTAATCAAGGAATTACAAAAATTAGGCTACAAACTGCCGGAATATCCGCAGGATGCCAAAACAGATGAAGAGAAAAACATCAAAGCAAAATATGCAAAAGTATTAGGCTCTGCTGTTAATCCGGTTTTACGTGAAGGAAATTCTGACCGTAGAGCGCCAAAAGCCGTAAAGAACTATGCACGCAAACACCCACACAGTATGGGAGCCTGGAGTGCTGATTCCAAAACACACGTAGCCCACATGAGCGAAGGTGATTTTTACGGCAGTGAAAAATCACTTACTATCAAAGATGCGGATTCATTCAAAATTGAATTTGTAGCTACCGATGGTACGACTAAACTATTGAAAGATACTTCTCCTCTATTGGCAGGAGAAATTATTGACAGTGCTGTATTAAGCATCAATGCCCTGAAAAAATTTGCTGCAAAAGAAATTGAAGATGCGAAAGCTAAAGGTGTATTATTTTCGGTACACTTAAAAGCCACCATGATGAAGGTTTCTGACCCAATCATTTTTGGCGCTATTGTAGATGTATTTTATGCTGCAGTTTTTGAAAAATACGCCACATTATTTACTGAATTAGGAGTAGATACCCGTAATGGACTTGGCGATGTCTATGCTAAAATAGCAGGGCACCCGCAACAAGCGGAAGTAGAAGCTGCTATTGAAGCAGTATATCAAAATGGGCCTGCACTGGCTATGGTAAATTCTGATAAAGGCATTACCAACCTGCATGTCCCATCTGATGTTATCGTTGATGCTTCTATGCCAGCCATGATCCGTACTTCCGGACAAATGTGGAATGCTGCTGGAAAAGGACAGGACACAAAAGCCCTGATCCCGGACCGTTCGTATGCAGGCGTATATATTGCTACCATCGATTTTTGTAAAAAAAATGGTGCTTTCGACCCTAAAACAATGGGAAGTGTGCCTAACGTAGGCCTAATGGCTCAAAAAGCGGAAGAATACGGATCTCATGACAAAACATTCCAAATGGAAGCTAATGGTACCGTAAAAGTACTGGATTCCAAAGGAGCCGTTTTAATGGAGCAAAAAGTAGAAAAAGGGGATATCTTCAGAATGTGTCAGGTGAAAGACCTGCCGATCCAGGACTGGGTAAAACTGGCTGTAAACAGAGCAAGGCTTTCCGATACTCCAGCTGTATTCTGGCTGGATGATCAAAGAGCACATGACCGCCAACTGATTGAAAAAGTAAACCTCTACCTGAAAGATCACGATACCAACGGACTGGACATTAGAATCCTGGATCCTGTAGCTGCAACCAACTTCTCATTAGAGCGTATTAAAGATGGTAAAGACACCATCTCTGTAACCGGAAACGTATTACGGGATTACCTGACTGATTTATTCCCAATCCTGGAACTGGGAACTTCTGCAAAAATGCTTTCTATCGTTCCATTAATGAATGGTGGTGGATTGTTTGAAACCGGAGCTGGTGGTTCTGCCCCAAAACACGTAGAGCAATTCCTGGAAGAAGGCTACCTTCGCTGGGATTCTTTAGGAGAGTTTTTAGCTTTAGGTGTTTCTTTGGAACACTTAGGCCAGACACTTAATAATTCTAAAGCTTTAGTGCTTTCTGAAACACTGGATACTGCAACAGAAAAATTCCTGGAAAACGATAAATCTCCTGCACGAAAAGTAGGCCAGATTGACAACCGTGGATCCCATTTCTACCTGGCGCAATACTGGGCTCAGGCGTTGGCAGCACAGAATAAAGATGCTGAATTGAAAGCTACTTTTACAGAAATTGCAAAAGACCTGACGGATAACGAAGCTACAATCAATGCTGAATTAATTGGAGCTCAAGGCAAAAAACAAGAAATCGGTGGGTATTACAAACCGGATTTCAAATTGACTGATGATGCTATGCGCCCAAGCGCAACTTTAAATGCTGCATTGGCAAAACTGATCTAA
- a CDS encoding MvdC/MvdD family ATP grasp protein translates to MKKVLIITHTNDNEATQSVADHLEKYNATVIRFNVDEYPLHYSLSSCYEDKEWKIYLDYKGKREAIHDITALWYRRSFNLGNGLREILGGKFLSSVHGEIRITLFGMLESMNCFQIGKFSHYRRMDSKEEQMKIAAAVGLNIPETCIANSPEEARRFVKDHPNGAIAKMQGSFAIDKEGVEQVVFTNVITEDNLDDIDTLQYCPMQFQEKLEKQKELRVTIVGDKVFSFAVDSQKLENAKVDWRREGVELLQQWVPFDLPETIKEKLLKLMDVYQINYGAIDIILTPENEYYFLEINAAGEFFWLDRLCDAAISDQIAKVLAGEAYRRYTPVLPQEVLV, encoded by the coding sequence ATGAAAAAAGTACTAATTATTACCCACACGAATGATAATGAAGCAACCCAATCGGTAGCAGACCATTTGGAAAAATATAATGCGACCGTGATCCGCTTTAATGTAGATGAATATCCGTTACACTACAGCCTGAGCAGCTGTTATGAAGACAAAGAATGGAAAATATACCTGGATTACAAAGGTAAACGCGAAGCCATCCATGATATTACGGCTTTGTGGTACCGCCGCAGTTTTAATTTAGGAAATGGCCTGAGGGAAATACTGGGAGGTAAATTTTTATCGTCGGTTCATGGAGAAATCCGGATTACTTTATTCGGGATGCTGGAGAGTATGAATTGTTTCCAGATTGGAAAATTCAGCCATTACAGACGAATGGACAGTAAGGAAGAACAGATGAAAATTGCCGCAGCGGTAGGACTCAATATTCCTGAAACCTGTATTGCCAATAGTCCGGAGGAAGCGCGGCGTTTCGTAAAAGACCATCCGAATGGTGCGATTGCCAAAATGCAGGGTTCTTTTGCAATTGACAAAGAAGGGGTGGAGCAGGTTGTGTTTACCAATGTTATTACAGAAGATAATCTGGATGATATTGACACTCTTCAATATTGCCCGATGCAATTCCAGGAAAAACTGGAAAAACAAAAAGAACTGCGGGTGACGATTGTGGGCGATAAAGTATTTTCTTTTGCTGTGGATTCGCAAAAACTGGAAAATGCAAAAGTCGACTGGCGTCGTGAAGGCGTAGAATTGCTTCAACAATGGGTGCCTTTTGACTTACCTGAAACTATAAAAGAAAAGCTGCTGAAACTGATGGATGTGTATCAGATCAATTATGGTGCAATTGACATCATCCTCACACCGGAAAATGAATATTATTTCCTGGAAATCAATGCGGCAGGAGAATTTTTCTGGCTGGATCGCCTGTGTGATGCGGCCATATCCGATCAGATTGCAAAAGTGCTTGCGGGTGAAGCCTATAGAAGGTATACGCCGGTTTTGCCACAGGAAGTATTGGTATAA